A segment of the Anguilla anguilla isolate fAngAng1 chromosome 6, fAngAng1.pri, whole genome shotgun sequence genome:
TGTGACTGAAGACACGCTGTTGAGTGGATGTGAGCCGTGCGATACATACCTGGTGTGTTGGCTGCCCAGTGCAGTGCTTCCTCCAGGACCAACAAACAGGCGCAGACCCTCCTCTGCaagtttaaacacacacacacacacacacacacacacacacaggcaacacacacacacacttagatacTGCCAGGATGGGTACAGAATCCCAAAGATGTAGTGCTCTACATCATGAAAAGCTCGGTTGCTAGGCAATCTAAAAATACACCAATAATGACAGGGGTGCTGTGTGCagcagtggaggtcagaacttGGGAAATGCAAGGTTGACTTTCCAAAGGTGGGTAAATACTGACAAAATCATTCCAGCATCACTGTGGTCTATTGTTCAGAAACACGTAACACATTTAAGCCAATGAGACCGTTGTTGCCAATATGAATCATGACTAGGACGTCTTTTGAGACACCTGACGAAGACTAAATATAAAACACCAAATAAGGACATATCAAATTGCACTTTATTAGACAGAACTGTATACACAGCAGATGTATATGCAATGAGCTCCTGATATTGTACTGGGTGATGGTGGATACATTGTGAGGTGCTGATTGTGAGTGCTTTGGCAgggctgcagcagtgatgctctgtgtgtgggtgggaatGCTGGGAAGCGATGCTCTTCTCAGCTCGTCAGCGcttcccgcccgcccgcctgacTGCCCACGTCTGACAGCGAGGCTCCATCACTGTCGGCACGCTCCAGTCTCCTGCCCTTAGGCTACGTACACCCTGATAGGCTGCAGCTCCTTTAATCTGGGCTTAACCTGTCCTCATGTACAGCACCTACTCCTACTCCTGAGTTACTCTGTCCTCATATACAACAACTACTCCTACTCCTGAGTTACTCTGTCCTCATGTACAGCACCTACTCCTACTCCTGAGTGACTCTGTCCTCATATACAACAACTACTCCTACTCCTGAGTTACTCTGTCCTCATGTACGGCACCTACTCCCACTCCTGAGTTACTCTGTCCTCTTGTACAGCACCTACTCCCACTCCTGAGTTACTCTGTCCTCAGGTACAGCACCTACTCCCACTCCTGAGTTACTCTGTCCTCAGGTACAGCACCTACTCCTACTCCTGAGGTACTCTGTCCTCATCTAGAGCACCTCCTCTACTCCTCGAGTGACTCAGATGCTACATCTCATTTAATTAGTATGTTTTGCCCTCCAGTACTACATCTACTGTGCCCACAAATTACTTTGACCTCAAGTACTTAACTTTGAAGCAACCTTCTCATGAACAGCGCATTACTCCGTGGAGCAGCGCATTACCTTCAGCGCTGGAGTCCAGCAGGCTGTGGGTGAAGTCCTGACTCTGCAGGATCTTCTCCACGATGTCGTCGGCGTCCACGCGCGTGGCATCGACCCGCTTGAGCTGCGACTCCATCGAGTCCTGCTTCACCGTGTGCCTGCGGACACGCCATCAATTATTCACCGCCCGGCACCCCGGCACCGCcgggcctgggggggcgggCCGCACCAAACCCGCGTCTCAGAGACCCCCGCAAACGCGCTATGAACGGACGCGGCGGTCTCGCGTTTCTCCGCCAGCGAATCAGGAGAAGGTACCGGGTTACATTCCGGTAAATTCACTGCCCTTCTGAGACCGCAGTGTACAGGAGGAAGTACAGCGCAGGCTGGATAACAAACTGCCTTCAAGGTGAACAGCGGCAGGCCGAGTGAGCGACTGCTCGCAGCGGACTGGGGACCATCTCTTGGAGCTCTTTATGTTATCCacataatttgattttattgtaCCCCAAATGCAGACCAAAAAGATTTAACTTCCCTTTGCTGCAAGTGGTCATGTGACACTTTTTAGTTTGGTTGACCGGTGTTAGCAGCTGaacacagtgctgcatgtgGCTACATTGGCCTGACTGCAGACCACCATCTtagtgtgctgtaatgtgttcatggcttaTTCTCAGAACTATGCATTTTCACACATCCACTGCAGTGGTATTGCACCTCCTAGTGTCTGTGGTGCCGCTGATAATGATAAGTTTGTTCCCCCTGGGCGGGGTAATGAAGCTCACTTGACAGTGGCCCACCTGCTGAGGCGTTCGGAAGATGAGCAGCCGTGGACAGGGGTGCCCGGGTGTTCGGGGACGGTGGCGCAGGCCTCGCTGGGCTCGGGGATGCTGGCGATGCCCGTGGAGGCGCTGTCCACCGAGGTGTTCCTCCTGTGGGTGAGCTCCGAAAGGCTGGAGGAGCGAGAGTGCCCCGTGCTGTAGcctagagggggggggggggggggggacagagaaagagaaaaatacatgaagatacacacattaatgcagttacagatactcacacacctatgaacacatacgcacacctaTGTATAATTAAGTgtattaataatgcattaaCATAAACAAGCATACACATATTCGCCGATCACAGTGATCACTGCAgagctaaaaaaacaaaaaagagggcTGAGTCATCTCACCACAGCGACTGAGGAGAATGAATGACAAACTGATACAGCTGTACAGTGTGGTTCAGAGGTACTTCCGGGTGTGAATAAATAACACCACTTCACTTCAGCCTTAACCTTAACGCTACCTGTTCCTTTAGCCTACCTTCAGAGACATTAAAAACCACACCATAAAGACGCGCAAATGTGGTTTACCTTATCTAAACTGCCATTTTGTCCTTAAATGTACATGGTTACATGTACAGGAACTGGTTTTAAGTCTGTTCCTGCTTAGCAGAACTAAAGAGATGAGTGAGcagccaaaatgtataaaatttcACTACCTTTTGCACAGAATTTACGAGGACACCCACTCTGGTGTTATTTGCGCCTGAAGTACATTGTACAGCAGTACAGCATCGTGCtgctaatattacatttatgtcCTTGCCATTGGACAAATGTGCTTATCCAGATTGCAATTTTATGAACAGCCCGTTTATACAACCGAATATCTGCAATTTAAGTTACATATCTTGCTGGAGGGAATCAAACGTACCACCTTTGAGCTTTAAGCTAAGTTCCTTAACCATCATACGCATATCTGTCGCTCATTAAGCGGCTTGAGCCTCctacacaaaatggctgcttcgGAGTCCCTCTCCCACGGAAGTGACAAATGAACACAGGGCCTGGACCCAACACCTACAGTTGTCAGCAGCACCCTACGCATGTCATGCTACGGAAGCTAAGCAGGGTTGGGCATGGTTAGCATTTGGATGGGAGGCGACCTGGGAAAACTCGGTTGCTGAGGGCAGGGGGCACTCTTCTGTCTGTAAGACAAGAAATGAATCCACAGGACCAGTGCGGCGATGGGGGCGGCACAGGTTTAAACGTCTGGCCGCACTGGCCGAGTGGCGAGGGGGTCATGGAGGGCGGGGGGCCACTGCTGCTCAGCCATTTTGTAAAGGGTAATCGTTTCTCACTGAAGGGAGCCACAAATCTCTTTAATGGGGGGCTGGTCGTGGAGATAATCGAATGACAGCGACGTAATTGGAAAAGGCTGAGTCGATGCTACAGAGTCAGTCCAGGGCGAGGATGTGCGTACACACTGTGCTGTCGTAAAGGTTTAATGGAGGAAATTACTTCAGAAAACTGAAGCTCGCAATTTGCCAAAAGGTCGATGAATCGCATACGTGGGACTGAGCAAACAGACCCATGGCAACAATTCAGCACCACCGTGACGACCTTAATACACATACGCGACGGAACAAAACACAGGAAAGACACTTAAAGCAGTGTGTGATGTAAAGAAAAGATACTTAACACATGTATGTGATGTAAAGAAAAGATACTTAGCACATGTATGTGATGTAAAGAAAAGATACTTAGCACATGTAAGTGATGGAACAGAGCATGGGAAAGACACTTAACGCGTGATGGAGCAGAACAGAGGAACGTCAGTGGGGAATAGGTACATCTTCATTATAATGTGCAGGGGTCATACCCATCAGTCAGGCCTACTGTGATGGACATCTCATACCAGGTATTAAAATTCCTACTATAATTCATGTCTACTGATTGATGTGTTTGTAAGATCACTGGTAGCACCAGTGGAAATGATCTCCTCTGGGAGGACAATAAAGTGCATGCAAGTATTGACCTATTCATTCCCCATTCAACTGTGCACAAGCTGAAGCCTTGGGCAGCAGGAGAGGCTGACGGCTGTTAGCATGCGCTAGCAACGTAGAGTACCTGAAACTTTGGACTGCTGGCTGGCGTAGCTGGAGGTTCTGGAGTGGCTGTACACTCCCAGGTCTTCGGGCACGGAGGCACATTTCCCTGGGTGCTCTGTTAGAGGGAGAAcacgggggggggaaagagggaaattCAGCCATGGTCCTGTGTCATGCTCCTCTGCTGATGGTTCAGAGGGCCCCCGCGGTCAAGCGGGAACCCTGTGACCCTTTCCTGTGTTGTGTCTTCTGCCTGAGGAATCCTAAGGTTTGGGTGAACTATGCCGTTTGGTCTTGATACTGCCATATGCACGTTTCTTATATATGAACACAATAGAATGATTAACTGTGACCATTCAGCATTGACTGCAATCAAGAGACTTTCAATTCCCTACATCTGTGCCAATGGTGAAGTGATTCAACCATCAAACTGTTATCTTGAAATTCAATTCTGTGCTGAGAGTTAAAATAGGTTTGTCAATCCAGCCAATCCCCATGTTCAGCCAAGTTCCTAGAAACAGAGGCCATGTCAATCGGCAGTCTAAAGGGAAGAGACATATTCGACCCATTGGTCAATAAGCCAAAGCCCAGGTTCTCAGCCCAGTGAAGCATCCCAATCAGCGGCAGTTGTAGTTGGCAGCCCAGCAGAGCAGCATTTAATTGGCTGTAACGTTGCTCAGGGAGAGTTTCTGTTGGCAGGGTCTCTCTCACCCCACAGCACAAGAGCAACTAAACTGGTTGCCTAAGTCTCAGTGCCCTGACTACCGTTCCCCGTATCAGCCGCACTCAAAATACACTCCTTTGCTGAGTAACTGCACCAGTCCACCAGCAGATTGTACAGAGAAAAGAAGCGGCAGCTAGCGATGTGTATTTTGTTGGCTGTGGAGGCCAGTCAGTGCTCTTCAGAACTGATGGAGGACACTGCAGGTGTGAGATACCTTGGAGCAGTGCGTGCGAGTCTCTGCCTCTCCTGTCCTCGTGCAGCCGCTCTGCATCTCCCTGTATGCCAATGTATGTGGCGGTGGACGGAGGCCTGTGGGTAAAGGATGCGATTAGTGGGCAGGCAGGATGCACACTCGCAtgcgcatgaacacacacacacgcagtaccCATAATGTTAGAAGGCTATACACATTACACAACGTTCATTCAGCAAATACAATTATCCAGAGACTTAAAACAATTCAGCAGATGCCATTATCCAGAAGACAGTTCACATAATGTAGATCATGTAACAATGCAACAACTGCTATAATCAATTACACTACACATAATGAACCTTCCTGCTCAATTAACCACCTGAAAGGTAGCCTGTGCCTTCAAGAGCATGTTAGCACCTGCTAATGTGCTAATGTGCTAACGTGCAGGCACCTGCGGGGAAACAGCTGCAGGTGCGGCCCAGCCCAATGCAGCCGCACGCTGAAGCTGCATTTCTCAGCCACAGGGACAGACGAGGAGGAGAGTGTGGCTGCAGGGGACTGTGCTGACTCACTGGCTCAAGTCCCTCACCGGCTGTTTGCTTTACTTGCTTTTCAATGTTACAACTGGTCATTGATTTCTAAAAATGATGAACAGTCACTTAATatggacaaaaaataaacaaataataaaaacttcAGAAAGCTCTGTCATAAACCCAAGGTCACCGTAAAGAAAATATCTggaatgacaataaaaaatgacttgccagggtgtttaaaaaaatcaggaCAAGGAGGATAAAAGAAAGTGGGTAAAGGATCCAAGAACCTGTCAGAACGGATggttaaaaacatgtttctaaAACAGTGCGAATTGGAAAAACGACATAATCTTTTAAACCCGTGTCCCTGCCTCGTGCTTCACTCTATCCATCTCCAAATATGCGGTTAGCCTTTCAGCTAAGCCTACGCACTGCAGCACCCGATTCTGTGGTCTCAACTGCACTGAATACAGACAGGCATCGGCAGAGGACAGTCCGAGGACACAGTTCCTCTGCTGTATGACATCTCCCTGTTTAAAAGGACCCAGAGGATGCTCTACAGGCAAGTGCCTAAAATGTCCAACAAaatacttcatttaaaaattaaatatggccAATTCCCAGAATTCTCACTCTTATTTTCAAGCATGACTTTCAGATGTTCTTGAGTAGAAAATGAGAGGTCAACAACAGCTAAGGAGGCTTTTAAGTTTACCCTATCAGTAATCTCTTGCCAAAGTTAACAGTGCTTCATTGACGTGTGTATGCACTGGATTAAAGTGCTATTCAGACGGCAATGTCAACCGCCAGTCACACTGCTTTTGAAGCATTACatctttcatattttcaacAGATAGTTATGTTCAACAGACTATCActcgtgtatatatatatattcatgaaCCCTCCCCCATACTCATCTGTTCCTGTCACATTCAGCCTGTCAGAACAGGAAGGACCAAAACAAGGAATTCAGCAGCCAAATTCTCCAGTCGCAGAGAGGAGCAACACACTGAATTAAAGCAAAGACCAAGAACGCTCTGTACCAGCCTGATAATAAGGAATGAAGAGATAACCACTGTGCCCCTGTGGTACAGCTCTGAGCTCTTTTGAAAACTTCAAAAAGCCCTTCTGCTCATCAACCAACAGGTTTTATGAGATGTGCTTAACTTCTGCATGTTCCCAGGGTAAGTGGTGACCGGGCTTTTTATCAGGGCTGCAGAACCAAGGGGAATCCACCTCCCCAAAGCTACGTACCCCTCGAATGCCCATCGAGAGCAGTTTCTCACAGAACATTACTCACGCAGCAGCTCATTCCAACGAGAGATACGATCACGGAATGCGGGGATTACTGCAGACTGAGCGTCAGAAAGAGACTCTGAGGCCGAAGGAGGACGAGCGAATCAGCGACGTCCGCTTtcgcagggggcggggccgccaGCGCCACGTCGGCCATTACGCGAGCCCTCGTCTGGGAGTTCCTCCGGCTCAGATGTGGAAACGGGAGCCGGGGAGCCCTGGTCTGCGTTGCGCGTGTGACTCACGACGTGGGGGCGGGCGCGGACACGGGCGGGGCGGAGGGAGCGCACGCACGCTGCCTCGGAGTCAGGGGGGCGCCGGCGACGTTCTCCGGCACCCGCCGCCAAACCCAGCCGTGGCTTCGGTGACGAAAGGCTTACACACGCAGCGCGCACATTCACCGCCAACCGATGCAGGAAACACACCCACTCACGACCCGCTTTTgggctgcagtgctgtgggttGCAGTCTGCAAACCTGCATGCATCTACACAAGTCATTAAGAACTACTCTGGAACTCTCCggaaaataacaaacagaaaaacacttgACCCTCTCAGTAATCTAACTTGACTTTGCATTACCATTAATGCCTATCTAAACAGATATTACATACATCTAACAGGAGGATGGTCAATTTAACATTCTATAGTTATCTGCCTGAAGAGTGTAAGCTAACATTTAAGTAGAGATTGCAATGAAATTTTCAGTTCAGTATAAAGGAGCCCCCTACTCTCCcttcttgtgtgtatgtgtgagtgtgagtgtgtgtgtgtgcgtatgagtgtgtgtgtgtgtgtgtgtgtgtgtgtgggcgtgtgtgcgagtgagcgtgtgtgtgtgtgcatgtgtgcgtatgtgagtgtgagtgtgtgtgtgcgtgtgtgcgtgtgtgtgtgtgtgcgtgtgtgcgtgtgtctgtgtgtgcgtgtgtctgtgtgtgtgcgtgtgtgcgtatgtgagtgtgtgtgtgtgtgtgtgtgcgcgtgcgcgtgtgtgtgtgcgtgcgagtgcgtatgtgtgtgtgtgtgtgtgcgcgtatgtgagtgtgagtgtttgcgtgtctgtgtgtgtgcgtatgagagtGCGTATgagagtgcgtatgtgtgtgtgtgagtgcgtgtgtgggtgtgtgcgtgtgcgtgtctgtgtgtgtgcgtatgtgagtgagtgtgtgtgtgcgtgtctgtgtgtgcatgtgtgtgtgcgtgcgtgcgagtgcgtatgtgtgtgagtgcgagtgtgtgtgtgtcagagtgtgtgtgtgagtgtgtttctaaGAGATGGATGGGACCCGCTCAGTCAGGGCTCAATGAGTTTTGCCTAAACACAGTGTGCTGCCAAATGTTTCACCTCTAGCGGTGCGTCCGCTCGACCCACTGCAGTCTGCCGTATCAGATACAAGCCAGAAATCAAACAGGACGCAGCTCCATTTCAACAGCGCTGAGATTCCTCCGTTTGAGCCCAGGCAGGAAGTGACCCGATACACGTTTCTTTCACAACCACAAATTCACTAAGGGCACCTTGGGCCATTTTCGGCAAAATTCCAGCACTTTCTTATTTAGCACGTACTATACACCCAACTGAAccttaaaatttacattttccgGAAAAATCCGGAATATTTGCTGTAGCATCAGTAGTCGAGTCAGAACATGGCGTGGTATGCAGGGTATGGTTTGTATAGGCCTTCATCTGCACTAGGAATTTAAGCTTGTGCAATGCAGAGCCAAAGTCTACAACTGATTTATACACACATTCCAAAGAAACACCTCGTGGCCAGATTGCTGCGGCATGAACAGTATTAACCTTTATCTTGCAGGCTCACTTTTCTGTTCAGGCCACTTATTACATCACTGTTACAATTAAAAGAGATGCTTTTTTCCATAGAGATGCAGTGTGTTACTATGACCCGTTTTGTTAGGCAAAACAAAGTATTCCATTACATTAATTGCACATATTGCAGTATAAAAACAGTTAACAGTCTTAAGCTGAAGTGACAGCAAAGGTTTTGGGAAAGAGTGTGGTAAGAGACTAATCTTCACAGCTCACTCTTGAAGGTGtgcagtactgcacacacaagTTCGTCCCCGTCACCAGCCAGACGATATACGACTCTGAAATAACTCGGCATTAAATCAAACGGCAGCCATGCTGGAAATGACTCTTTTTGTCTTCGACCTGCACAAGCCTTCACAGGACCCAGACTGATTATGCAGCACAGGCTGCTAGCCCCCACCGCCTCGGGCAGCAAAGACGAATGACATTTGAATCAGAATGTTGGAGCTGAGGGACCGGGGGGCTTTCTGTAAATCGCGCTCAAGGAACCTTCCAGAAATATCTCGAAAGTTGGAGAAatcactgtgtgctgctgaCAAAAACTAAAAGGGCCTGCGTGAAGGACAACGGCTCCTCCGTCTTATTCCGTTCCACCAAGCTGGTCTGGAAATCTCATCCAACAAAACAGGCACAGCCCTCAACTGAGTCTATGAAACTGTCTGAGGGAGAAGTCTGACTGAAAACCTCCTGCAGTGGTACAGCTAGCTACTCCTGAAAAAGAATTAGTGTGAATCTCCCCCACAcaacttaaaaaagaaaaataatactaaaataaatctaatttaaaaagtgaataatACGTAAACACCAATGCCAATAAACACCATTAAAGTCTttcacaaattttaaaaagtgcactcGTATCATATCTGTTTGGGCAACTGGTAAAGGAAACCCTGTCAGACACTTCCTGTGAAGGGAACTCATTCTCAGGAAGTCTTAGTGTGGGCAAACCGCAGCATTGAGCTCACAAACGTGCTCTTCTTATAACCAGTCAGGCAGC
Coding sequences within it:
- the LOC118230087 gene encoding protein FAM102B-like isoform X2 codes for the protein MKCLPCCKIGLLPPFTLSAVEMVQANCVHWRKKFSFLCKMSASASTGVLDPCLCRVSVRKELKGGKTYAKLGFADLNLAEFAGSGNTTRRCLLEGYDTRNMRQDNSILKVVISTQLMSGDPCFKTPPSTATYIGIQGDAERLHEDRRGRDSHALLQEHPGKCASVPEDLGVYSHSRTSSYASQQSKVSGYSTGHSRSSSLSELTHRRNTSVDSASTGIASIPEPSEACATVPEHPGTPVHGCSSSERLSRHTVKQDSMESQLKRVDATRVDADDIVEKILQSQDFTHSLLDSSAEEEGLRLFVGPGGSTALGSQHTRVAAGSYEQVVIKR
- the LOC118230087 gene encoding protein FAM102B-like isoform X1, producing the protein MAFIMMKKKKFKFKVDFELDELSSVPFVNGVLFCKVRLLDGGFSEESSREMVQANCVHWRKKFSFLCKMSASASTGVLDPCLCRVSVRKELKGGKTYAKLGFADLNLAEFAGSGNTTRRCLLEGYDTRNMRQDNSILKVVISTQLMSGDPCFKTPPSTATYIGIQGDAERLHEDRRGRDSHALLQEHPGKCASVPEDLGVYSHSRTSSYASQQSKVSGYSTGHSRSSSLSELTHRRNTSVDSASTGIASIPEPSEACATVPEHPGTPVHGCSSSERLSRHTVKQDSMESQLKRVDATRVDADDIVEKILQSQDFTHSLLDSSAEEEGLRLFVGPGGSTALGSQHTRVAAGSYEQVVIKR
- the LOC118230087 gene encoding protein FAM102B-like isoform X3, translated to MVQANCVHWRKKFSFLCKMSASASTGVLDPCLCRVSVRKELKGGKTYAKLGFADLNLAEFAGSGNTTRRCLLEGYDTRNMRQDNSILKVVISTQLMSGDPCFKTPPSTATYIGIQGDAERLHEDRRGRDSHALLQEHPGKCASVPEDLGVYSHSRTSSYASQQSKVSGYSTGHSRSSSLSELTHRRNTSVDSASTGIASIPEPSEACATVPEHPGTPVHGCSSSERLSRHTVKQDSMESQLKRVDATRVDADDIVEKILQSQDFTHSLLDSSAEEEGLRLFVGPGGSTALGSQHTRVAAGSYEQVVIKR